In Maylandia zebra isolate NMK-2024a linkage group LG12, Mzebra_GT3a, whole genome shotgun sequence, a single genomic region encodes these proteins:
- the prkab1b gene encoding 5'-AMP-activated protein kinase subunit beta-1b, whose protein sequence is MGNSSSDRSSGSHGERSYREGHHGGKEARSNIMMDSADDADLYQREDQKSPQELQEFLAWQQDLESDAKNLAQARPTVFRWAGAAKDVFVSGSFNNWSTKIPLNKSRNNFVAIVDLPEGEHQYKFCVDGQWILDPAGAVVTSKTGTVNNVIQVKTTDFEVFDALRIDSQDSADVSDLSSSPPGPYLQDAYVTKPDDKLKHPPFLPPHLLQVLLNKDTGISCDPTLLPEPNHVMLNHLYALSIKDGVMVLSATHRYKKKYVTTLLYKPI, encoded by the exons ATggggaacagcagcagtgaccgATCCAGTGGAAGTCATGGTGAGAGGTCGTACAGAGAGGGACATCATGGAGGGAAGGAGGCTCGTTCTAACATCATGATGGACAGCGCAGATGATGCAGACCTTTACCAGAGAGAAGATCAAAAG TCTCCACAGGAGTTACAGGAGTTTCTGGCCTGGCAGCAGGACCTGGAGAGCGACGCTAAAAATCTAGCGCAGGCCAGACCGACTGTGTTCAGATGGGCGGGTGCAGCGAAAGACGTCTTTGTGTCCGGCTCTTTTAACAACTGGTCTACCAAGATCCCACTCAACAAAAG TCGGAATAACTTTGTGGCTATTGTGGACTTGCCTGAGGGAGAGCACCAATACAAGTTCTGTGTGGATGGTCAGTGGATCTTGGATCCGGCTGGG GCCGTGGTAACGTCTAAAACTGGAACAGTCAATAATGTCATACAGGTGAAAACAACAGACTTTGAAGTCTTTGATGCCCTCAGGATTGACTCTCAGGACTCGGCTGACGTCTCGG ACTTGTCCAGTTCTCCTCCTGGCCCCTACCTACAGGACGCATATGTAACCAAGCCAGATGACAAACTCAAACATCCTCCTTTCTTACCTCCTCACCTGCTGCAAGTGCTGCTCAACAAGGACACTGGTATTTCT TGTGACCCGACACTGCTTCCAGAGCCTAACCATGTGATGCTAAATCACCTGTATGCCCTCTCCATCAAG gacGGGGTGATGGTTCTCAGTGCAACACACCGATACAAGAAAAAGTACGTGACCACTCTTCTGTACAAGCCAATATAA
- the LOC101471298 gene encoding phospholipase A2-like: MNLITPPLLLLLTACAVSGAVLPKAMWHFGSMIQCAQPGVNPLRYNNYGCYCGFGGKGTPRDGVDACCQIHDKCYANSRKIPGCGDAEDLPYIIDFDFTCNNQRVTCSAANDTCQAAVCECDRAAAHCFAQNTYNPENKNLDHSVYCAN; the protein is encoded by the exons ATGAATTTGATTActcctcctctgctgctgcttctcacGG CTTGTGCGGTCAGTGGTGCAGTGCTGCCTAAGGCAATGTGGCATTTTGGGTCGATGATCCAGTGCGCCCAGCCCGGTGTTAACCCTCTAAGATACAACAATTACGGCTGCTATTGTGGCTTCGGAGGGAAGGGGACCCCCCGAGATGGAGTGGATGC GTGCTGCCAAATTCACGATAAATGCTATGCAAATAGCAGAAAGATTCCTGGATGCGGGGATGCTGAAGACCTTCCTTACATTATTGATTTCGATTTTACCTGCAATAATCAAAGAGTGACCTGCTCAG CGGCCAACGATACGTGTCAAGCTGCTGTGTGCGAGTGTGATCGTGCTGCGGCTCACTGCTTTGCCCAGAATACATACAACCCAGAAAACAAGAACCTGGATCACTCAGTTTACTGTGCCAACTGA
- the pla2g1b gene encoding phospholipase A2 translates to MHLSHSLLIVLFGLPALLGYRALWQFRSMILCTVPDSWPALDYADYGCYCGLGGSGTPVDELDRCCQVHDQCYSDAMQHDDCWAILDNPYTEIYSYNCDKASKTITCLDDNDPCEKFICECDRNAAMCFSEAGYSEENADIPSDRCQ, encoded by the exons ATGCATCTGAGTCATTCTCTGCTCATTGTGCTCTTCGGCCTCCCAGCTC TGCTGGGTTATCGAGCTCTGTGGCAGTTCAGGTCCATGATCCTGTGCACGGTACCCGATAGCTGGCCAGCGCTGGACTACGCTGATTACGGCTGCTACTGCGGGCTGGGAGGCTCTGGCACACCTGTTGATGAGCTTGACAG GTGCTGTCAGGTCCACGACCAGTGCTACAGTGATGCCATGCAGCACGATGACTGCTGGGCCATCCTGGACAACCCCTACACTGAAATATACAGCTATAACTGTGACAAGGCCAGCAAAACTATCACCTGCCTGG ATGACAACGATCCGTGTGAGAAATTTATCTGCGAGTGTGACAGGAATGCAGCCATGTGCTTCAGTGAGGCTGGTTACAGTGAGGAAAATGCTGACATCCCGAGTGACCGCTGCCAGTGA
- the asgrl1 gene encoding perlucin-like protein, with protein sequence MELQYHQVGSLDRSSVHENTTKTGMKRIVIFVLYGLLVLLLLSLLLVTGIKFSQLSREITDLKQYLGKTNHGGTTSALSSGEMTVHSDALEELTPVRGTCSEGWVSYQSSCYLVSITSITWSKAEEQCKAHGGHLLVLNTAEELDYISRIVPIKYIYWIGLVERHHEGQWSWVDGTDYRSTPTFWDEGQPDDWEYRENGEDCGQLHPPERRERRLWNDADCNITYRYICEKRA encoded by the exons ATGGAGCTTCAGTATCACCAGGTTGGATCTTTGGATAGAAGCTCTGTCCATGAAAACACCACAAAGACAG GTATGAAGAGGATTGTGATTTTTGTGCTCTATGGCCTGctggtgctgctgttgttgagtCTGCTGCTGGTAACTGGGATCAAAT TTTCACAGTTAAGCAGGGAAATCACAGATCTCAAACAGTATCTTGGGAAAACGAACCATGGAGGAACAACATCAGCTCTCAGTtcag GCGAGATGACAGTTCACAGTGACGCCTTAGAGGAGCTCACCCCAGTTAGAG GAACATGCAGCGAAGGCTGGGTGTCTTACCAGAGTAGCTGTTACCTGGTATCCATCACCAGTATAACCTGGAGCAAAGCAGAGGAGCAGTGCAAAGCACACGGAGGAcacctgctggttctgaacACTGCGGAGGAATTG GACTACATTTCCAGAATTGTTCCAATCAAGTATATCTATTGGATCGGACTCGTGGAACGACATCACGAGGGACAGTGGAGCTGGGTGGACGGAACTGACTACAGGTCAACCCCAAC TTTCTGGGATGAAGGTCAGCCAGACGACTGGGAATACAGAGAGAATGGAGAGGACTGCGGGCAGCTTCATCCGCCTGAAAGACGTGAACGCAGGTTGTGGAATGATGCCGACTGTAACATCACGTACCGCTACATCTGTGAGAAAAGGGCATGA